One segment of Rhodopirellula baltica SH 1 DNA contains the following:
- a CDS encoding DUF2760 domain-containing protein, protein MRLGLALRAFWQAMFDREVAERVALALDGVDLASSSSAKSVPAAVEQAPAKPVRQAPTQSDAIALLGALQRDGRLVDLIHENLDQYGDDQVGAAARPCLKQCRQTLDRLLAIKPLVDAENGGVIPVEADASSARLRWVGEASGASQGKVVHGGWVATQVQLPAWSGGPEDAMVIAPTQVEAP, encoded by the coding sequence ATGCGTTTGGGTTTGGCTCTGAGAGCGTTTTGGCAGGCAATGTTTGACCGGGAGGTCGCTGAGCGAGTGGCGTTGGCTTTGGATGGCGTCGATTTGGCGTCTTCGTCGTCAGCGAAATCCGTGCCGGCTGCTGTGGAGCAGGCGCCCGCGAAGCCGGTTCGGCAGGCGCCGACGCAGAGCGACGCAATCGCGTTGTTGGGGGCGCTTCAAAGAGACGGTCGGCTGGTGGATTTGATCCACGAAAATCTGGACCAGTATGGTGATGATCAGGTCGGTGCCGCAGCGCGGCCTTGTTTAAAGCAGTGTCGCCAAACGTTGGATCGGTTGTTGGCAATCAAGCCACTCGTTGATGCCGAAAACGGCGGGGTGATCCCGGTGGAGGCCGATGCGTCGTCTGCTCGTTTGCGTTGGGTTGGCGAGGCGTCCGGGGCCTCACAGGGAAAGGTCGTGCATGGCGGATGGGTCGCTACGCAGGTCCAGTTGCCTGCTTGGTCAGGCGGTCCCGAGGATGCGATGGTGATTGCTCCCACTCAGGTCGAGGCTCCGTAG